Proteins encoded by one window of Orbaceae bacterium BiB:
- the gpmA gene encoding 2,3-diphosphoglycerate-dependent phosphoglycerate mutase, which yields MAVKKLVLIRHGESEWNKENRFCGWTDVELSAKGNQEAIDAGKLLKAEGYQFDLAFTSVLKRAIHTLWLVLDGVEQAWLPVEKDWRLNERHYGALQGLNKAETAAKYGDEQVKLWRRGFAITPPALEKSDERYPGHDVRYHNLSDSELPLTESLALTIERVIPYWKSAIEPKVAKGERVIIAAHGNSLRALVKYLDNIGDDEIVELNIPTGVPLVYEFDDKMKVIKHYYLGDAEAIAAKAAAVANQGKAK from the coding sequence ATGGCAGTAAAAAAATTAGTTTTAATCAGACACGGTGAGAGTGAGTGGAATAAAGAGAATCGTTTTTGTGGTTGGACTGATGTTGAGCTTTCAGCAAAAGGTAACCAAGAAGCGATCGATGCCGGAAAGTTATTAAAAGCAGAAGGCTATCAGTTTGATTTAGCCTTTACGTCTGTATTAAAACGTGCAATTCATACTTTATGGCTTGTTCTCGATGGCGTTGAACAAGCTTGGTTACCGGTTGAAAAGGATTGGCGTTTAAATGAACGTCATTACGGTGCTTTGCAAGGTTTAAATAAAGCTGAAACGGCTGCTAAATATGGTGATGAGCAAGTTAAACTTTGGCGTCGAGGTTTTGCAATTACACCACCTGCATTAGAAAAATCAGATGAACGTTATCCTGGTCATGATGTGCGTTATCATAATTTATCAGATTCAGAGTTACCTTTAACAGAAAGTTTAGCTCTAACTATCGAACGTGTGATCCCGTACTGGAAATCGGCAATTGAGCCAAAAGTAGCTAAAGGTGAACGCGTTATTATTGCTGCTCACGGTAACTCTTTGCGTGCACTAGTGAAATATCTTGATAATATCGGTGATGATGAAATTGTTGAACTTAATATTCCAACGGGTGTACCGTTAGTTTATGAGTTTGATGATAAGATGAAGGTAATTAAGCATTACTATTTAGGCGATGCTGAGGCGATTGCAGCTAAAGCAGCAGCAGTAGCGAATCAAGGTAAAGCTAAATAG